The proteins below come from a single Cystobacter ferrugineus genomic window:
- a CDS encoding ABC transporter ATP-binding protein — MKQGIELDAITRVVGGETHLADIHLRLEPGSFHVLLGRTRAGKTSLLRLLAGLDQPTRGTVRVNGTDVTGVDVRKRDVAMVYQQFVNYPSLTVYENIASPLRLAGKLDAKELDRRVRDTAAALRLEPFLQRLPAELSGGQQQRTAMARALAKDASLLLLDEPLANLDYKLREELRTEIRQLFRNRPAVVVYATTEPTEALLLGGQTVVLHEGRVLQTGPTLEVYQAPATEHVGQVFSDPQMNLWDAEVTQDARLRLSPEVDFPLSGHLQGLAPGRYRLGLRAHHLRLSPSSPTDVRIPAHVELEEVSGSETLLHAAHAGLALAAQVDGVHRHPSGAPVELFAPPSRLFVFAPGGRLVAAPPFAHQEAAHGQD, encoded by the coding sequence GTGAAGCAAGGCATCGAGCTGGACGCAATCACGCGCGTGGTCGGCGGCGAGACGCACCTCGCGGACATTCACTTGAGGCTCGAGCCCGGCTCCTTCCACGTGCTGCTGGGCCGCACGCGCGCGGGGAAGACCTCCCTCCTGCGCCTGCTGGCGGGACTCGACCAACCCACCCGGGGCACGGTGCGCGTGAACGGCACCGACGTCACCGGCGTGGACGTGCGCAAGCGCGACGTCGCCATGGTGTACCAGCAGTTCGTCAACTACCCCTCCCTCACCGTCTACGAGAACATCGCCTCGCCGCTGCGGCTGGCGGGCAAGCTGGACGCGAAGGAGCTGGACCGGCGCGTGCGCGACACCGCCGCGGCGCTCCGCCTGGAGCCCTTCCTGCAGCGGCTGCCCGCGGAGCTGAGCGGAGGCCAGCAACAGCGCACCGCCATGGCGCGCGCGCTCGCCAAGGACGCCTCGCTCCTGCTGCTCGACGAGCCCCTGGCCAACCTGGACTACAAGCTGCGCGAGGAGCTGCGCACGGAGATCCGCCAGCTCTTCCGCAACCGGCCCGCCGTGGTGGTGTACGCCACCACCGAGCCCACCGAGGCGCTGCTGCTCGGCGGCCAGACGGTGGTGCTCCACGAGGGGCGCGTGCTGCAGACGGGCCCCACGCTGGAGGTGTACCAGGCCCCCGCCACCGAGCACGTGGGCCAGGTGTTCAGCGATCCCCAGATGAACCTGTGGGACGCGGAGGTGACACAGGACGCACGCCTGCGCCTGTCTCCCGAGGTGGACTTCCCCCTGTCCGGCCACCTCCAGGGGCTCGCGCCGGGGCGCTACCGCCTGGGACTGCGCGCCCACCACCTGCGACTCTCCCCCTCCTCCCCCACCGACGTGCGCATCCCCGCGCACGTGGAGCTGGAGGAGGTGAGCGGCTCGGAGACACTGCTGCACGCGGCGCACGCCGGGCTCGCGCTCGCCGCGCAGGTGGACGGCGTGCACCGCCACCCCTCCGGCGCGCCCGTGGAGCTGTTCGCTCCGCCCTCGCGCCTGTTCGTGTTCGCCCCCGGAGGCCGGCTCGTGGCCGCGCCGCCGTTCGCCCACCAGGAGGCCGCGCATGGCCAGGATTGA
- a CDS encoding biliverdin-producing heme oxygenase, producing the protein MLSPESPNLLQSLKAETRPHHERAESVVRLMAPGLSVSGYRAHLEALHALHAFLEPAVAEHLEASHPELRVNERRKLHLLREDLLALGHDEDSLARLPSLARPPAVPGGPEALGVLYVLEGSTLGGQLILRHLARHFEGTPVGRFAFFRAYGENVGPMWKSFGEALLRACPEPALAPRVIQGAQATFDAFEARFREVSLS; encoded by the coding sequence TTGCTTTCCCCCGAGTCCCCCAACCTGTTGCAATCGTTGAAGGCGGAAACCCGACCCCACCATGAGCGCGCCGAGAGCGTGGTGCGTCTCATGGCGCCGGGCCTCTCCGTGTCCGGCTACCGCGCGCACCTGGAGGCGCTCCACGCGCTCCATGCCTTCCTGGAGCCGGCCGTGGCCGAGCACCTGGAGGCGTCCCATCCCGAGCTGCGCGTGAACGAACGCCGCAAGCTGCACCTGTTGCGCGAGGATCTCCTGGCGCTCGGTCACGACGAGGACTCCCTGGCCCGGCTGCCGTCCCTCGCGCGCCCTCCCGCCGTGCCCGGGGGGCCCGAGGCGCTCGGGGTCCTCTACGTGCTGGAGGGCTCGACGCTTGGAGGTCAGCTCATCCTGCGGCACCTCGCGCGCCACTTCGAGGGCACGCCCGTGGGACGCTTCGCCTTCTTCCGCGCCTATGGCGAGAACGTGGGTCCCATGTGGAAGTCCTTTGGTGAGGCCCTGCTGCGCGCCTGTCCCGAGCCCGCGCTCGCTCCCCGCGTCATCCAGGGGGCTCAGGCCACGTTCGACGCATTCGAAGCCCGTTTCCGTGAGGTCTCCCTTTCATGA
- a CDS encoding S8 family peptidase has product MVRRLALLGLLSASACNLEDFIEPDPGSPSVTGTVKGTLTPFRLQSATSPAAWPEKLRDPAVRQRLSASLTRAVMTQRAARRSALSAGGTQGADAIPGEVIVRFEEANLSESEALSRVQLSSYRAVYKGAITEHLHLIGYEPLYPGVMRALATESLAQEVEGMRGVRYAEKNARVYAFKTPNDPGYSRQWHYRMMNLPAAWDITTAGVAVGIIDSGIVKHPDLNGRVVQGVDMISDVASSGDGDGRDMDATDVGKDQPNGSSSWHGSHVAGTVGAVSNEGAGVAGVTWSGPIVPVRALGSDGGSFADIAAGIQWAVGLPVPGLRTNANPVKVINMSLGGASPPSQALQEVIDDAVAEGVIIVVAAGNDNVDASAFSPCNQDNVICVGATRFNGKRASYSNYGANVDVMATGGEVAEDLDGDGKPDGVLSPILDDDGTPVWAYYQGTSMASPHVAGIVALMKAQNPALTTAEVEQILTATADPASKCGEGCGEGLVNAQAAVLAARNGLDPNAPSKLGVGANQISFLGASTQSLAVRNLGGGSLKVTVKASGTYASALSFPSGNTVTVSAYRSVALPVAVNTGNLSRGEYPAQLTLTGDNGQSATVAVKIQVGSIEDKDIILAFFFEDAAGELDLEEEGLTLVSSSSGYSYSMKLTPRTYYAIATIDEDGDEEFFEDGERLGAWRDSANIEPIEVSASRTVSGINFALTPTESSPD; this is encoded by the coding sequence ATGGTCCGTCGTCTCGCGCTGTTGGGATTGTTGTCCGCCTCTGCTTGCAACCTGGAGGATTTCATTGAGCCCGATCCGGGTTCGCCCTCGGTCACGGGCACGGTGAAGGGCACCCTGACGCCCTTCCGTCTCCAGTCCGCCACGTCCCCGGCCGCCTGGCCCGAGAAGCTGAGGGATCCGGCGGTCCGGCAGCGGCTGTCCGCCTCCCTGACGCGGGCCGTCATGACGCAGCGGGCGGCGCGGCGCTCGGCTCTGTCCGCGGGAGGGACGCAAGGTGCGGACGCCATCCCGGGGGAGGTCATCGTCCGCTTCGAGGAGGCGAACCTCTCCGAGTCCGAGGCCCTCTCGCGCGTGCAACTGTCCAGCTACCGCGCGGTGTACAAGGGCGCCATCACCGAGCACCTGCACCTCATCGGCTACGAGCCCCTGTATCCCGGGGTCATGCGGGCACTCGCGACGGAGTCACTCGCCCAGGAGGTGGAGGGGATGCGCGGCGTGCGCTACGCGGAGAAGAACGCCCGGGTGTACGCCTTCAAGACGCCCAATGATCCGGGCTACTCGCGCCAGTGGCACTACCGGATGATGAACCTGCCCGCCGCCTGGGACATCACCACGGCGGGGGTCGCCGTGGGCATCATCGACTCGGGCATCGTCAAGCACCCGGACCTCAACGGCCGAGTCGTGCAGGGCGTGGACATGATCTCCGATGTCGCCAGCTCGGGAGACGGCGACGGGCGCGACATGGATGCCACGGACGTGGGCAAGGACCAGCCCAACGGCAGCTCCTCGTGGCATGGCTCGCACGTGGCGGGCACCGTCGGCGCGGTGAGCAATGAGGGCGCGGGCGTGGCGGGTGTCACCTGGTCGGGCCCCATCGTTCCGGTGCGCGCGCTGGGCTCGGATGGCGGCTCGTTCGCCGACATCGCCGCCGGCATCCAGTGGGCCGTGGGCCTGCCGGTTCCCGGGTTGAGGACCAACGCCAATCCCGTCAAGGTCATCAACATGAGCCTCGGCGGGGCGTCTCCCCCGAGCCAGGCGCTCCAGGAGGTCATCGATGACGCCGTGGCCGAGGGCGTCATCATCGTCGTGGCGGCGGGCAACGACAACGTCGACGCGAGCGCCTTCTCTCCGTGCAACCAGGACAACGTCATCTGCGTGGGCGCCACGCGCTTCAACGGCAAGCGCGCCAGCTACTCCAACTACGGCGCCAACGTGGACGTGATGGCCACGGGCGGTGAGGTAGCGGAGGATCTCGATGGGGATGGCAAGCCGGACGGCGTGCTCTCTCCCATCCTGGACGACGACGGCACGCCCGTGTGGGCCTACTACCAGGGCACCAGCATGGCCTCGCCGCACGTGGCCGGCATCGTGGCGCTGATGAAGGCGCAGAATCCGGCTCTCACCACGGCCGAGGTCGAGCAGATCCTCACCGCCACCGCGGATCCGGCGAGCAAGTGCGGCGAAGGTTGCGGCGAGGGGCTCGTCAACGCCCAGGCCGCCGTGTTGGCGGCCAGGAATGGGCTGGATCCCAACGCCCCGTCGAAGCTCGGCGTGGGGGCCAACCAGATCTCCTTCCTGGGCGCCAGCACCCAGTCACTCGCGGTGCGCAACCTTGGCGGCGGCTCGCTCAAGGTGACCGTGAAGGCCTCGGGGACGTACGCCTCCGCGCTGTCCTTCCCGAGCGGCAACACCGTCACCGTGTCCGCCTATCGCTCGGTCGCGCTGCCGGTGGCCGTCAACACCGGGAACCTGTCGCGCGGCGAGTACCCGGCGCAGCTCACCCTGACGGGCGACAACGGGCAGTCGGCCACCGTGGCGGTGAAGATCCAGGTGGGAAGCATCGAGGACAAGGACATCATCCTCGCCTTCTTCTTCGAGGACGCCGCGGGTGAGCTGGATCTCGAGGAGGAGGGGCTGACGTTGGTGTCCTCGTCCAGTGGCTACTCCTACAGCATGAAGCTCACCCCGCGCACCTACTACGCGATCGCCACCATCGACGAGGATGGGGACGAGGAGTTCTTCGAGGACGGAGAGCGGCTGGGCGCCTGGCGTGACTCCGCCAACATCGAGCCCATCGAGGTGAGCGCGTCCAGGACCGTGAGTGGCATCAACTTCGCCCTCACGCCCACCGAGTCATCCCCCGACTAG
- a CDS encoding ABC transporter ATP-binding protein translates to MARIELRGVAHAYRPSPTTDADYALRPLELVWEDGGAYALLGPSGCGKTTLLNIISGLLRPSRGQVLFDGVDVTVAPPQQRNIAQVFQFPVIYDTMSVHENLAFPLRNRGMSPGEARARVEEVAELLELTGDLPRRASGLSADMKQRVSLGRGLVRRDVAAILLDEPLTVIDPHVKWLLRRKLKQVHEQLKMTLVYVTHDQVEALTLADRVVVMNNGRVVQVGTPRELFERPLDTFVGYFIGSPGMNLLPCAVEDGAVVVEGQRLALDAGVCARARTAGGELQLGIRPEFLRRVPEGTPSSVRVEVTQVEDLGRHKLATARLGTQTLKVRLPEDERLAPGETCWLELPPPWTTLYAAGRAVS, encoded by the coding sequence ATGGCCAGGATTGAGCTTCGCGGCGTCGCCCACGCCTACCGCCCCTCGCCCACCACCGACGCGGACTACGCGCTGCGTCCCCTCGAACTCGTCTGGGAGGACGGAGGCGCCTACGCGCTCCTGGGCCCCTCGGGCTGCGGGAAGACGACGCTGCTCAACATCATCTCCGGGCTCTTGAGGCCCTCGCGCGGCCAGGTGCTCTTCGATGGCGTGGACGTCACCGTCGCCCCGCCCCAGCAGCGCAACATCGCCCAGGTGTTCCAGTTCCCGGTCATCTACGACACGATGAGCGTGCACGAGAACCTGGCCTTCCCGCTGCGCAACCGGGGCATGAGCCCGGGCGAGGCGCGCGCGCGGGTGGAGGAGGTCGCGGAGCTGCTGGAGCTCACCGGTGACCTGCCCCGGCGCGCGAGCGGCCTGTCCGCGGACATGAAGCAGCGCGTGTCGCTCGGCCGGGGACTCGTGCGCCGGGACGTGGCGGCCATCCTCCTGGACGAGCCATTGACAGTCATCGATCCGCACGTGAAGTGGCTCTTGCGCCGCAAGCTCAAGCAGGTGCACGAGCAGTTGAAGATGACGCTCGTGTACGTGACGCACGATCAGGTGGAGGCGCTGACGCTCGCGGACCGGGTGGTGGTGATGAACAACGGCCGGGTGGTGCAGGTGGGCACGCCGCGCGAACTCTTCGAGCGCCCGCTGGACACCTTCGTCGGCTACTTCATCGGCAGCCCGGGCATGAACCTGCTGCCGTGCGCGGTGGAGGACGGCGCGGTGGTGGTGGAAGGACAGCGGCTCGCGCTGGACGCGGGCGTGTGCGCGCGGGCGCGGACGGCTGGGGGCGAGCTGCAGCTCGGCATCCGGCCCGAGTTCCTCCGGCGCGTCCCCGAGGGCACCCCCTCCTCGGTGCGCGTCGAGGTGACGCAGGTGGAGGACCTGGGACGGCACAAGCTGGCCACGGCGCGGCTGGGAACACAGACGCTCAAGGTGCGGCTGCCCGAGGACGAGCGGCTCGCGCCTGGAGAGACCTGCTGGCTGGAGCTGCCTCCGCCCTGGACGACGCTGTACGCCGCGGGCCGCGCCGTCTCCTGA